The Lagopus muta isolate bLagMut1 chromosome 28, bLagMut1 primary, whole genome shotgun sequence genome includes the window AGATGCTCCTGGTGGGTCGGTGGGTCTCTCCAAGTCTCCAAATGCAGTCCATAGCTAATGAGACTGTTGCTCGAATCAGACGTGGTCTCAGCAAAGTAGAGACTGTGCCAAAATCTAcgtggtgctgcagccctggggaatgCCATGTGCAGCTGGCTGAGGCGTTTCCTGACATATGGAGCAAATGAGGCCACAGGAGGTCTCTCAACGAGGTGGCTCTGCAACGTCTCCGTGAGGTTTGCTTGGTgaaaccttttcctttttagaaaTGCATGTTCTATGAGTAGCAGCTGGCTCCCTGGTACCTTTGTTGAGTCGTAGTTGTCTTTTAAACTGACATGGACCTGATCTGAGACAAGTGTGGGTCTGGCAAAAAGCTGACCTGAATATAACAGCAGAACCTTGAGGTCTGACTGCTCTTTGAAGCCATCTGGGATGTGATGCAGGTGTTTTTGTGCTCCTCAGTCCTGATGTGTTTCCTTCCATCAGTCCAGTTCCTCTGCTACGGCCAGCGAGATCACTGAACCCTGTGAGCTGGCTGGTGAGCCCGAGAGGAAGTGTCCTGTGGCGCTGAGCGTTTCTCCCCACTGAGTCTGTGTTGCCCGTTTCTGGCTCAATGACCTCATGTTGCCGATGGCTTTACTTTCCATCTAGAATCCCAGGCGACCGATGGACAGCAGCTGCACCCCACCTGCCAAGCGGCTCAAAGCGGGGATGCACAGCGTCCCCTGCAGCGCCGGGCAGGGGCAgccgcagcagcagcccagagctctgGAGAATGGCACCGCTCCCAGCAAATCTGCATCCCCGCAGccagggaggggaaagaagaaggcagGACCGCCGATCCCCGCCACGCACGTGGCACCGGCAGCGGAACGGCCTGCCAGGAAGCGACGGGCCGTCTCCTTCCCTCCGGGATCGGTGGAAGCTGCCAAGCCGGTGTTACAGAAAAGGAGGcggctgacagcagcagatgtTGGTAAGAGGAAActcctgcttttctgcctgCGCCCATTGAGAGGCTGGGTGTTGCCATCCCCCTTTGGTACAGTGCTGCCAATTGGAAgggctctgccagctctgcaagAGGTCTCCTTTGCCAAGTTAGTTGGGATGTTCTGTTGTTCTGTGATAACGCAAGGGTGAAGGGACCCAGAAGGACTGGGTATAAAGTTTGTGTTGGGCACTGTCTGTGTGGAGACTGCTTTTGCGTGGAGCCTGTGCAACGCCTgaagcaggctgtgctctgtgtgagaCAAAAAAGCAGTATCCAGTCCCTCCTTCTCAGTTTTGAAGGCCAGGGTCTGGAAGTATGACGTGTTTGTGTTCcaggagctcctgcagcctggagggTGATGATGTCCCTGAAGTCTGGGCTGCTCGCTGAAAGCACGTGGGCCTTAGACACCATAACTGCCCTGCTCCACGATGACAGCAGCGTCACGTCCTTTGACCTCAGGCAGGTGGGTGCAGATGCTCAGCACCGAGCACTCGCTGAGCTGTGGATTTCCATGTGGTTGGTGTGCAAGCGCGTGGTCTCTCCTCTCTGGTGGGACGTGTCGCCTCTAACGTATCGCAGAAAGGGAACCGTGGTGGGGAGGCCAAgaggggctgtgcagcagagcgCTGTGAAGGGCTGAAGGCTGCTcgcctctcctggtgcaacagCTCTGCCTTTTCACACGGGTCAACGTGCAGCGTGGCTTGGATGCCTCTAGAAGGGGCAGCCTGTCTCCATGATTTGCCTCGTGCCTGCAAGGCTGTTGTAAAAACTGTTGCACTATACTTTAGAGGCTGCTCTGCTTAGCATTGCCTCTCTCCTGAGCGTTACTCAGAGAGGAGACAAAAACCGAGAGCATGCATGTTTGCACAGGTATGAGCAGGCTGGATCCTGACATTCAGggattattatttaaattattttgtggtCACTGAtccatctttccttccttcccctcccgtTTTTCTCCTCCCCCATAGCTGCCCGGCCTGCTGGAAGTCCTGGTGGAGTATTTGCGGCGCTGCCTGATGGAGGTCTTTGGAATCCTGGAGGAGTACGAGGTGGGTATTTGCCCAGGGCAAAGCTCACTGTGTGGGTTGGAGAGCGCCCAcctgctctggcagcttggCGGCGGAGATACCACTGAGCACATCCAGACCCACTTGGAGAGCAAGAGAGAGCGCTCCGCGGCTGAGAGCAATGGAAATGCTCGGGAAGGGCAGGCTGCTCCATCTGACAGCTCCTCAGCAATTGTGGAGGATGAGCCTCGCAGCAGAGACgaggcactgctctgcctcaCCCACGACTGGCAGGACTCTGTGGCGAAGCGCTGCATCTGTGTCTCCAACATCATCAGGAGCTTGTCGTTTGTGCCGGGCAATGACGCCGAGATGTGCAAACACACCGGGCTGCTGCTGATCCTGGGGAAAATGCTGCTCTTACACCATGAGCACCCAGAGCGCAAGCAGGCAGCCCTGAGCTCAgagagagaggagctggagcaggaccAGGGGCTGAGCTGCGGCCAGGAGGAGTGGTGGCGGGACTGCCTGCAGGAACTGCGTGAGAACACCCTGGTGACGCTGGCCAACATTTCCGGCCAGCTGGACCTGTCCCCTCTCCCAGAAAGCCTCTGCTTGCCCATCGTGGACGGACTCCTCCACTGGGCAGTGTGTCCATCAGCAGAGGCCCAGGACCCTTTTCCAGCGCTGGGGTCGAATGCCGTCCTCTCCCCTCGGAGCCTGGCTTTGGAAACGCTCAGCAAACTGAGCACCCGGGACACCAACGTGGATTTGATCCTCGCGGCTCCCCCCACCAGCCGCTTGGAGATGCTGTACAGCAGCCTGCTGCGTTTGCTCCGCGACAGAGAGAGCCCGGTGTGCAGAGAGATGGCGGTGGTCCTACTGGCCTCCTTGGCGCAGGGGGACAGCCTGGCAGCGAGGGCGATTGCCTCGCAGGAGAGGAGCGTCGGCGACTTGCTGGGCTTCTTGGAGGACGGCCTGGCCGCCGCGCggtgccagcagagccaggccGGCCCGGTGCCCGAGCAGAACGCGCCCTGCGAGCCGCCGAGCGTGGACATGATGCGCCGAGCGGCTCGGGCGCTGCTCGCCCTGGCTGAGGTGGGCGAGAGCCGCTCGCAGTTCACGCTGCACGAGTCGCGGCTGTTGGACATCTCCGTGTCGCCCGCGGTGGATTCCTTGGTCTCCCAGGTTATCTGCGACGTGCTGTTCTTCATTGCCCGGCCCTGACAGCTGCGGGGTGCAGCTCACCCTGCGTGAGCGTGCGTGAGCGGAGAACTGAGAAGCCGACGGTTGCCCTTTATTTATGCACAGCCACCTCGGGAATCCGCTGCCTGCCCTGCGCTGTCCTGCTTCTCTCTTGGAGGATGATGTCcccatttcctttccccttctccttcacatttcttcaaatttgTCCCAAATCCCTCATTAAAAGACACAAAATTCTTTCTACGCGGAGGACTCTCACATTTTGTTTTAGCCAAAGTTACTGTCTTCTACTGTGCGTGTGGGGAGAACAACTTGTCCCCCTTTCCCCATCCCTTTCTAGCATGACGAGTCACCGCGCTGATGACCTGCAGAGCGAGATGCAGGTATTTGATCTCTTGCCAGGCGTCCCTCCCTGGGGGATGCTGTACAGGGCTCTGCCTTTTCAGTCATTGCTGCCTCAGCACCACTCAACTTGCAGtgtctttttcctgcttttgtttcctttctaatCGAGGTGTGAGAAAGCCCTAGGACTTCCAGCCGAAGTTGCAGATGCAGACACACAACTGTCATTTTTCAGCGATGACTTCTGCACTGGGAACCCAGAACGACTGGGGAGGGAACAAAGGGGGACACTGAGGGCGGCCCAGGGGCTCCCAGAGCTACTTGGACAGGGACCGAGGGGACATGGGGGCACAGAACCACCAGGGAGGGGACAATGGGGGGATGCTGGGTGCACCAAAACCACCAAGGGACAGCAGGAGAACACAGGAGTAATGTGGGGCCCCCAAAGAGTGAGATTATGGGGGCATCCCATTGGGGTTAGGGGCTCCTAGAGGTCCTGACTTTGGGGGGAGGTGATGGTCTTGGTGGTGGGAGGGTTAGGAGGTCTCTCATTGGGGCTGGGGACTCTGGGGACTCCAAGGGCTCCTATATGATTTGTTGGAGGGGGTCTTACTGGTCTTGGGAGGACTGGGGAGTCCCATTGTGGCTGGGGGTCCCGTTGGGTTGTGGGGCTCTCTGGGCTCCTGTTTTAATGGGGAGAGTCCTAACAAGGGCTGGGAGGGTGTGTGCATTCCCAGGGGTCCTGTCTTTCTTCCAGGTGCTTTATTATAtttgggaagaaatggggaGTCCCATTGAGGCTGGAGTTCCCATTGGCACTGGGGGATTTTGGAGGGGTTGTGAGGTCCTGGGGCAACGTGAGGGGACTCCATAGGGGTTGGGATCCCCGGGTTTGCAGTCACCCCACAGAGACCTGCAGCCTGGAgctctggctccaccccttccatcTTGCCCCCCCGGCAGCCCCTCGAGACACCTCAGTGTCCCCTCAGTGACTCCAGGAGCCCCTGCTCTGCGGCAGGATGCAACAGCACCGCTCCAGAACCACACTAGGCGGTTCTGTGATTGGGGGGCTGGGGGTGAACCCTGTCACCTCCCTGCCGGGTCTGGGGGTCTCCAATCTCCTGCCATTTCAGAAGGGGACATGGTGGCATCAATGGGACATGTGGTGATGCCAGTGTGTCAGCGTCATCatttcccggtgactgtaggggctgatgaccacaaacatggtagacacgtacagtcctgtgtctgaccgtattccatatatctaaccacatgtctttgccccagattgGCTGGGTGTGGATTGCCCATTCCTGGGTGTCCCACTGTGCAAtgcaaagagtgagcccccggtacacagcccacctatctgtgcagatgctcAGGATCCCGTCACCAGGTTCCTTGGTTAGAACCATGCACGTGGCTCACAGTTCTGTcccttggctgctctgaccatccccctcgtcaaaccagattgtctcggtggagggatgggatgccattgctgtccacttgctcgggttgcccttgctggacccatctgtgtaccaggcatcttcaggaaTGGGATATTTCCCTGCTGAATGGggctcttctctggtggagcgaccaaTGTTTCTTTTGATGATCACCGTGTTGCTCACCGTGTTActcactgggcctaggatctcCTGAAGTTCTTCTTCCAATGGGGATGTGGACAGACTACTCCTCTGGCTGAGAcaggcgacccatcgtgccacaGTTCTTGCTTGGGCCAGCCCcgtcttaggaaggtgggtcagatgtttcacccacccctgaattgtCAGGGTGGTCTTAACTATGACCTCAGCTGTTTGGGTTCTTGGCTCTACTGGCTGTAATGCAGAGGAGGCAGCCAATAAGTgcttttcaatcatactgtctctttcttctgctccgtgccagaACTGGGTCCAGAACCAGTGAGGGTCTGAACGGAGctctggcgttgccacaggcccGAGCCAAAGCCATCCTGAGCGACATGAGCATCCGATTCAGCTGGGAGGGTAGAATCAAATATACCCAGTGCTTGGGCTGGTTTCACTGCCAATTTCGCCTGTTGGAAAGCCTCCTGTTGTGTTCTCCCGGACCTTGCAGCATCTGAGAATTTACAGCCCGTCCTCTTTCTTGGAGATAGGTGGTcaatgaatctgctgcctgtccgACAGCCTCCggtgagtcggatgtcaacaggagatcatcaatataatgatcAAGATGACATAATTAGGTTTTTCCCAGTTTGCCAGGGCACACACCACTAGGTTATGGCAATATGTTGGTGcatgcacgtacccctgtggcaggacctgaaaggtccaccgcctgcctccccacgtaaatgCAGACCGGTCTTGCGATTCTTCAGCAGTTGGAATCTGAAGAAtgctgaagaatgcatttgccaAGTTCAGGACACGATGGTAAGTACTTGAAGCAGCAGCCCGCTGATCATCTGGGCCTCAGTTTGCCATCAGAGATTGTCAGTGGTCAACTGAAGGCTTTGTTGGCTGTCAGAGGGCTCCACTGATCATCAGAGATCTTCACTGACGCTCAGAGGGCTTCATTAATCAACAGAGGGAGTCATCGGTCATCAGAGAGGAGATTTGAGGTGCTTAAGTGAGGGGATTTGGGGACTCCACGTTGGGTAGTGATGGAGAGGAAGTGGGACTGCAGGAGAAGGGCTGAAGCAGATCCAAGTGAGGGGCAATTGGCTGCGATAAGGGAGGGGGTAAAAGGAGAGTGACGTGGGGACATCATGGCCATGGAGGTGGAAGAGAGGGTGAAGGGTTTGGCAGGAACTGGAAGGAGGAACTgggagaaagcagagggagGGTATTGGGGCTGCTTGGCAGCATGGGGTGCTCCGTCCCTTAGGATTTTGGaggaggcagcacagaggagatggagagatCCACGGGTGCAGGACGTGGGGTGCAGGGCACGGAGCTGGGGACCTCTCCCAGCACCTAGGGGTGGCCTCTGCCAGGCAGGGACAGATGTGAGCGGTTCCTCAgggtcttccttcttcttcagaGGACTCCACCGGTCAGCAGAGGATGTCGGAAGGTGTCAGTGACCATGGAGAAGCCTTGTCCATGCAGGGTTTGTGCCCCAGGACtttgggcaggaggagggctggcagcagcccagggcaggatGTGGGtcccctggggacagcagccacagcccctgTCCCACCTCCACAGTGACCCTGGGCCATCTGTAGTCAGCTCGAGAccctgctcctctgcaccaCAGAGCACGAGGGAAGGTCTGGGGGTGGCAGTGAGCCCCCTGGAAAGGGGTGGGGGGATGAtgccctccatcccatccatccccaggCCCTGACGCCCAGTGCTCAGGGCTCCGGAGAGCCCCAGGGGCTGCCAAATTTGATGCGTGTCATGAAGTGCTTCGTAAGGACAAAGCAGTGGAACGTCTTTATTCTCAAGAGAATagtttttaaaagtcagatGGGCTCTGCTGTAGAAGCAGATGTCAAATGTGGCTTTTCTCCACGGAAAACTGATGCCTGGCAACTTGGAGACTAACGTATATGTGTatagagatgtttttttcccttttaattttaatagtaAACTGAGTCTATACTTTTAATTCATGACGAAATGCTAAAAATGTGTACTCTTGTTTTCTGCCAGTGCTTGGCTGACGGAGTTTCTGGCTGTTCTGTGGCATGGAATGCAACCAGCATGGAAGCATCGTTTGTCGCTGTGGATTCTGAGTCAGATTTCTCACCCTGTGCTCATGATGGGTAAGAGTTCATTGCCCTTCatgcttgtttctcttttctaattGTTCTTACGGTGCCTTATAGGGTGAGACgtattttgttaaaataacatagaatcatagaatcatagaatcaccaaggttggaaaagacctaaaagatcacccagtccaaccgtccacctacccccaacagctcccactaaaccatgtccctcaacacaacatccagcctttgcttgaacacccccagggtcggtgactccaccacctccctgggcatccattccagtgcctgaccaccctttctgaaaagtaatacttcctcatgtccagcctgaatctcccctgccatagcctgaaaccattccccctggtcctatcactaatgacacgagagaagaggccgacccccagctcactacaacctcccttcaggaagttatagagagcaataaggtctcccctgagcctcctcttctccaggctgaacattcccagctccttcagcctctcctcatatggcctgtgttccagacccttcaccagctttgttgccctcctttgaacacgttccagggcctcaatatctttcttgcattgaggggcccaaaactggacacagcacttgaggtgcggcatcacgagtgctgaatataggggcacaatcacctctctgctcctgcttgcaacactgtttctgatgcaagccatGCATCATGCACATGTAAGGTTTAAATTCTCATGCACAGTTCAGTGCAGCTGGGGATGTTAAGTATAAAACTGAGCAGACAGGAGAAAAAGCGCATATGAATAGATAGAGGGCATTAACCAAATCTGTAAGTAACCTTACTTCTGTGCCAGAATGGAGTTGCGGCATTTCTTAGCAGTGTGAAGTTTGGTCGGGAAGTCACGTGCTGTAGTTTTCGGGAGCAGCACCTCCTTGTGATGTATGGTGTGGGAAACCTGCGAGGTTCTGTTGGGAAAGTATTGCCATGCTTGGGATTCCCGGAAATAAGTATGTTTTTGTCCATGCTGGCATCTGTACAGCGCCTGAAAATAGTAACAGAACTGAAGCGCTTCCATATCAAATAATGGAGTTGGTTTGGCTGACTGAAGcagtcagctctgctgaagccaGTGGCATCAGATGGGACACATATTCAGATGAGCTGCACAAAAGGTACTGGCTCCACATTTTGCTGTACAGTGGGGAGCAGAAAAGCACTTGAAGATTCAGCTTTCACACTGCGCTGTGTTGCTCTTCAGCCTGTTACCTGAACTGTGGGCTGTATGCGGTGCTGCAATTGCTGCTAGGATTTAAGCACATCTCCTGATCTTGGTCTCCTCTTTgtcactttctctcttttttagcAAGTCTGGAGGAAGCTGAGAGTACCAACCTTTTGTGTTTTCCGCTAGGAATGTCACTCATCTTcaagattttcctttcagcttggTTAAATAGCATTGCACCAGGCTCACTCGCTTGCTGTGTGTTCCAGATTTGCATCCTGAATGTGGAAATGATTTATGAATTTCTCACATACTTTATCTTACACTAGATTAGTTGTAGATTTTTTTACATAAGTGAAGACTAAGTCCGTATAAATGATGGTtgatgctctgctctgctatTTATTCCGAGTCCTCCTCATGCAATGGAACGTGTTTAAGTGCATGGGGCCGGATGATATCCATCCCAGGGTTTGAAACAGatgtggttgccgagccgctctccatcacatttgaaaaatcatggctgtctggtgaagtccccggtgactggaaaaagggaaacgtTTTTATAGAATCCCATTTctaaggaagggagaaaggaagacccagggaagtgcaggctggtgagcctcacctctgtgcctgggaagatcatg containing:
- the LOC125685450 gene encoding AT-rich interactive domain-containing protein 1A-like produces the protein MEVFGILEEYEVGICPGQSSLCGLESAHLLWQLGGGDTTEHIQTHLESKRERSAAESNGNAREGQAAPSDSSSAIVEDEPRSRDEALLCLTHDWQDSVAKRCICVSNIIRSLSFVPGNDAEMCKHTGLLLILGKMLLLHHEHPERKQAALSSEREELEQDQGLSCGQEEWWRDCLQELRENTLVTLANISGQLDLSPLPESLCLPIVDGLLHWAVCPSAEAQDPFPALGSNAVLSPRSLALETLSKLSTRDTNVDLILAAPPTSRLEMLYSSLLRLLRDRESPVCREMAVVLLASLAQGDSLAARAIASQERSVGDLLGFLEDGLAAARCQQSQAGPVPEQNAPCEPPSVDMMRRAARALLALAEVGESRSQFTLHESRLLDISVSPAVDSLVSQVICDVLFFIARP